atataatataattacagtaatttaatAACTTTGCTCATCTCTTATCTTGGTCTGACTTTTTGGATCTCCAAGAATAAggtacataatatatatatatatatatcaaacagAAGCTGATCTTATACCGTTTTCAGTtaaatgtgagtgtgttgtGGCAAATAACTTTTATTTACAACTTGCGactaaaacaaattatttttctaTCTAGAGCAATGCCTATACGGCCATGTCGGACTCGTACATGCCCAGCTACTACAGCCCCTCCATAGGATTTTCCTACTCCCTAAATGAGGCAGCATGGTCCACAGGTGGGGACCCTCCTATGCCTTACCTGGCCTCCTATGGACAGCTAAGCAACGGAGAGCCCCACTACCTCCCGGACGCTATGTTTGGCCAGCCAGGGCCCCTGGGGAGCAACCCTTTCCTGGGTCAGCACGGCTTCAACTTCTTCCCAGGTGGTATCGACTTCTCAGCGTGGGGCAATAGCAGCTCTCAGGGACAGTCGGGGACACCGCAGAGCTCGGGCTACAGCAGCAGCTATGCCTATGCTCCCAGCTCACTTGGAGGTGCCATGATCGATGGACAGTCCCCATTTGCACCTGCTGCCAATGAGCCCCTTAACAAGGCACCTGGTATGAACAGCCTTGACCAGGGCATGGCAGGGCTTAAGATCGGTGGTACTGCTCCTGGTGGAAATGGGGACATGGCTCCTAAGGTGGTTGGCTCTGGCTTACCTGGTGGGGGTCCCCTTGGCCCTGTATCATCTGTTGGACCCCCTAGCATGCCTCCTGTCTCAATTGCCCCTGCCAAACCTGCCTCCTGGGCAGATATTGCCAGCAAGCCAGCCAAGCCTCAACCGAAGCTGAAAACCAAGGGTGGCATGGCCGGTGCCAATTTGCCTCCTCCGCCCATTAAACACAACATGGACATCGGCACTTGGGACAACAAGGGTACTATGCCTAAAGCTGCCACCCCTCAGCAGGTGCCCTCTATTCCCAGCAATGGGCAGCCACCCAATCAGGCGTCCCCACAGTCCGGAGCTACTGCTGCAGGTAACCCACAAATGCCCCTCAGCAATGGACAGCTGGTACCCCCTGTTTCTCAGATGGGCCAGCATCAGCTTCCACCCGGGCAGCCAGGTATGGCTCCAATGCCCCAGCCTCCTCTCTCCCAGGGTCCTCCTCCGCCCCCAAGCCAACAACAGCAGCCCTCTCAACCTACTCGCTGGGTCCCTCCACGGAACCGGGCCAATGGATTTGGGGATGCCAGTGGGAGTGGTACAGGCCAGTCGCCTCCCACCTCCTCTGGTGTAGGCGTGGTTCCCGGAGTTCCTTCTGAGCCCCACCCAGTCTTAGAGAAGTTGCGTATGGTCAACAATTATAACCCCAAGGACTTTGACTGGAATCCCAAGCAGGGCCGGGTGTTTATCATCAAGAGCTACTCAGAGGATGACATCCACCGCTCCATCAAGTATAACATCTGGTGCAGCACGGAGCATGGCAACAAGAGGCTTGATGCAGCGTACCGTTCGTTGGGTGGCAAAGGGCCGCTTTATCTTCTGTTCAGTGTCAATGGAAGTGGGCACTTCTGTGGCGTAGCAGAGATGCGCTCGCCCGTGGACTATAACACGTCTGCTGGCGTGTGGTCGCAGGACAAGTGGAAGGGTCGTTTTGATGTGCGCTGGATCTTTGTAAAGGACGTTCCCAACAGTCAGCTGAGACACATTCGACTGGAGAACAACGAAAACAAGCCAGTGACCAACTCTCGGGACACACAAGAGGTGCCACTGGACAAGGCCAGGCAGGTGCTAAAGATCATCGCTGGATATAAACACACCACTTCAATCTTCGATGACTTTTCTCACTACGAGAAGcgtcaggaggaggaagagtgtgtgaaaAAGGTAAAAGAGTTATTGCTGAATGaagtaaaagataaaacaatgaatttaaAACGGGTGCTCTGCTTTTAGCTTGTTTTGAAAAAAGTGCAGTGTATGAAACCAGTTTGGATGTGTCTGCATGTACAATGCTGCTTTTTGCATTACAAAGGAACACGTCTTGAGGATTTACAGCTGAATTGAATTTACGGTGCACAGTAGGATATTTTGTGacttttctttccctccagtttttttttttttttttttttttttttttactgtggttttgttttctacttgtttttatgtattgtcATGCTTTAAACTAGAACAATGAACACCAGAAAATGTTGTACTTGATGGCATTCACTTTAGAGCTTATATGAGATGAAAACCTTTTTGAAACAATCCAGAGGATTACATGAGAAAGTACatgaaaattgaattgaatggtttatattgtgtttcagttgtttcatttttatttgatagGAATAGATACACCTGAAAAGTCTAtatcaacatatatatatattgtccaGCCTCCTGAACTCATGTGCAACGTAATTTTTCATACTCTGTCTTTACTCACTGGAAAATATTGGATGAAGTCTGTTTAGCTGTTTTGAACTTCTGGCATCAACATAAGGAACAAAAATAGAGCACATGTGTGTTGCAGTGCACATAATGTAGTTTGcatttctttctaattttaGCAAGGTCCTGTTTAATACTAGGGCGTTGAttcctgcacacacattttgtaactttttttaGTTACAAACTAATGAACAACATAATAACATGAGTCTTTGAAGCTTAACACAGCACTCATTCACCTTTTTAGTGAGTTTCCATGTTTGCCTTCTTGCTATTATATGGATTGCACACTTGTTTTTCCTGCAGATGAAGATAATGTTTATTATCCAGTATGTTGTGGTTTTAGCAGGCTTTAACCCAAAAATTGGTTGTCCTTTTATTGACTTCGCTGTATCCCATTTGAGGTATGCCTTAAAAAGAATTTGTACCCCTTGTTAAAGCCATGAAAGGTGCCATTTAAAAGTCACTTTAATGCGTTTCAAAGCAGGATATATGAGCatagaagaaaaacaagttgtCCAGGATCCAtgaaacatgtcatttatgaTTATAGATTTGGGAATATTGGGTTTATCTGCTGCTTTCATCCTCTGCCAGCAAAACATCCTTACATAAACCAGTATAGCAACCTCGGAGAAACTATAATTAGACAGTTGATAACATTCATGTATATATTGTAGTAGGTCTATTGTTAAACTTTCAGTGTTTTTGGATGTTTATttagaaaatgtgaaatgtgatttttcaTCCCATTTAAGGGGTTAATATGTGTCAAATTGATATAAGACTTACAATTTTCAGTTTTAAGTGCCATCTTTTTGGTAGCCACTTTCATTTAATGTAAGCCAAACCACTAGAAAACTACTGAACATGTTATTACAGCAGTAAAACGATGGGTTAATAAATTGCATGGTGTTGATACaagatacaaacaaaacaattggTACAGTTTAAAATAACCAAGCACTTTGCACTGTATGCGTTGTTTATTCGAAGTATACACTAATTTTTAATAATGGGTTAACATCATGTAAAAGAAGGTTACATTTGGCGTGAGTTGTTCTACTCTACCTAAATCTAAAATCTGATGCCTGTAGACAGTTGTCTGTATCTTAGCTTTTGACCATGACATGCTGTGCTTAATGTGAAATAAGCACGTCATCAAATTCTGATTTTTGCATCCAAATGTGGACTGGTTTCTGTATTACTTTTGTCAAGTTTTTACAAGTTTTTTGAGTATAtggagttgttttttaaatctgaaattGTTCCAAATGCGCTCAGTTTTCACTCTTCTGTGTGACAGGTGGAGGTCCAAGGCAGTGAGCCATATCCCAGCAACCCAAACAACAGGAGTCATTACAGGCTTCAGGTAATTTGCCTCATCTGTGGACATACATTGAAACAGTCCTTATGTTATTTTAATACTTGATGAAGACATTTGTCTGAATGATTCATTATACACCCAGAGCCTAGTATGTATTCATATCAGAGAAGTCAAGCATTTGTATCCAAAACCTACATCTGTTTGAGTTGACATTTGGAGTTTGGCAAGAGTTAACAAATGAGTTGATTGTAAACTTTGGCTCCTTGAATGAATAAACCAAGATAATCTGGAGTCATCCAGGTCAGCTGTAACATGCTAATATtttgactgttttctgttttgtttttgtattatctCTAATttgttgtctctctgtgttctAGGAGCGCCAAGGACGAGTCAAGTAACAGTTGGTGCTTTGGTCAAAAGACTGCAATGGCCCCACCTAAAGCCCTATCCACCCCATTACGTCATTACATCCAGATCTCTAAGAAATTCTAATAGGGGTGAAGAATTAACCAAGgacaaaaaattaaatgaagacTCTCTTGATTTCTTTTGACTTTAAAGACTTACTTCGAACTTGtagtaaaaagaaaaggaaacgaTTATTCATAGGACTACAACTAAATGCATAGCATCCTTAGGTGAAATCTTTTTTGCCCCACCCCATTCCACTACATATGCTTTTTCCCTCGTATgctgctttttccttttttaaacgAAAGGATCATCCTCTGTTTTTTATGGTCCATGAGCAAGTCTGTAAttcttacacaaacacacaaatccaATAGAAATTTGTAGTGTTGGCTTATAATAATCTCCCAAAGTCGAGAATGGTCCgtttgtcttattttctttgtaaacccccaccccctcacctATCTTCTGAGGATGCTCACATCTTAAACCAGGACCCAGTGGAGTTTCCTCCTCAGTGGATTTTCATCGTAGGCGGGTGTCAACTACGCTCACTCCAGAATCTGTTTCGTACATGCttgacatgtttttgtttgagaGGACTGCAGATGTTCAAATTGGCcctctattttgttttgggataTGTTGGACGGAGTGTGTGGGGAAGGTAGGGTGTAGAGGATCTGGAGAGGAAGAGTAAGGAAGGGGGTCAAGAGTTTGAAAGCAGAAGAAATGTTAAGTTGAGCCTTGCTCGGTGTATAATTTCATGGTCTAAAAAAATTGGGGCTCTCTGTTAACAGTCTTCATTGGATTTTATTTACccactttttctttcccttGGACAAATTAATTCATTGTTGCTATGGGctgctttcttgttttttttttgttttgttttttttcctcctctctccgtTTTCTAAAGACAGTGATGCGAGTGGCCTTGCCCCCACTCTTTCTATTAATCAGTTCAAAAGTAATAAATGTGATATATTCAGCAGAACTGGTGTGCATTCCCCTTGTTTGACTGTAAAGCAATTTTGTCATGCAGCGCGTCTGTGCACTCTTTTCATCGGTTTTTCTTTTCCCACATGGATATATGAACGGATGTTTTTCTGCTAACCTTTCATACTCAACCCGTCCGCTCCCCATTCTGACCTCAATTTTCACCACTGTACCCTGCATTTCTTAACCCTCTACTTTTCCAAACCTGCCTTGTCTTCACATTTCCCATTTTCCCGTTTCTGACTGCTCAGCCAACCATACTATAATATCACAATCAGCTTCCACCATTTTCAGAATGTCATTGTTGgtgagtaaaaaacaaaaaaaaaggagaaaaaaacgcAAGGTCCTCTTTCAGAACTACTGGCTTTTATTTGTGGCATAATAAAGATGCTCCACAAAGTGATGTGTGGcttttttcttcatcatcagctgtttgttttcctttagtCACATGGGTGGCCAACTGTAGACCTGTCTGTCAACTTGTGTAGTACCTTTTATTTACAGCAGGTGAAACATCAATGCACCTTTTGGGACATGCTGTGTGGTTTTACCGTGCTGTATTTGATTTACTGTTTgattgttgttgtggttgtacACTTATTACTTCGCATAAGGAATGAATGGGCCTGCATCGATCCCGTATTATCAGCCATATTTGTGTCAGGACTGATAACAGGAGCTTGACAGTAAGCAAAGATGTGAAATAAGGGACGTGAATGCTATATGTTGCTTGACATTGTTGACTTTGTTTTAATAATGTAGGAAAATGTCATCTTTTCGCACAGGCTTACCTATGTTCATGCAGTGGAACAATCATCTGCAATCCGCCATTTTCTCCAGCTCATCTGTGTGGTTGTATTGAACGCAGTGGCCACAAGAGGGCGACACAGCATCAGTATTATTCACTGCTCTTCATTTTTCCATCCCGACAGGTTCTCCAGCAGCATTCAAGGCCTTCTGTATGTTCTACTTATAATGTCTGTTTTCGCGTGTTGGTATGCATACTAGGAAAAAAAGATTGGATGGGGTTATGGGGCCTATAGTCCTAATAGACTACTAACACACTGCCAACAGCAAGACACCGGTGAAATTTGACTACTAAATTTCTGATTTTTCCTCCgctataaatacacacatggaGACCAAATGAATTTGTAAACCCACCACCAGAATTTAAACCACTTTTCTTCcacacaagttttttttttgcacacaaGTCTTTAACATTAACACAAGTCAGTAGTTAATATTTTCAGATATCGGCAGctttacatttatttgcaaACAATtgaaatatgattttaataattgacagagagacagaattgctttcttttttttaatcaaagatTGGCCTCTTAATGTTGCCTAGCTGTGATAGGCTAGATATAGCCTTGATGAAATAGTGTATACCTACACACTGCATACTTAAATTCTCACTATTTGTTGCCTGGGCCTATCAGAACTAAAAGTATTATCAGAATTGTGTATTATTAGCTAATGAAGGTCCAAATTATGACTGCACATTGCCCCATATACACTGCCTTTTAAATGCTAGACTAAAAGAGGAACTGAAGAACTAAAATAGCCTTCCAATAATGGTATTAAACATAATAACAGgcctacattttatttatgagtATTGGGCATTTTTTAGGATACTCAtttaataagaaaacaaaagaagaccCATATCTATTTTTGCAACACTTTGACGCGCTATAGGTACTTTCTGGTTTAGCAGAGGAAATGATGTGATAGGCACACGTTAGATTGTCTCTTGCAGTCCTTGGAGACTGAATTacagggttgtgtgtgtgtgtgtgtgtgtgtgtgtgtgtgtgtgtgtgtgtgtgtgtgtcacaatgTTGTTACTTCATTGTGACCTTTTCTGTTATAAACTGAGCCCTATCCTATGAGATAAAGCGTAATTTCTGAGGTCTTGGTTAAAGAGAAACttgtatttttcaacctggacctATTTCAccatctttttgtgtgttgcttaagtgactaatgggaacaacacatttttgataTTGGTTTATATAGTATTGAGTGAGAATGTGCAGCCGGCAGCTGTGAAAAGGGCTGCAATGTAATCCTTGGGGCAATTGCACCCCGTCAATGTCACTTGTGCTTGTTTTATCCACTCGTTCTGAAAGTCAGCTAAATATTCAGCACATATTAGCAACAGTACGCTATGCTATGCTTTCTGTACTCCTTTCTCCGGCCCTGTAACAGTTGAATATTTAGCTGATTCCAACAACTCAAGTCTCATCAGATTTCAGACGGAGACTCTCTTGAGCGGGACTTGGTTAGCCACAAAAGACCAGCTCAAgtgaaaggtaaagaaaaaagtttttttctctATATGGCACttatattaacattttgaatCTGTCAGTAGCAAAAACAAGAACTTTTAGTTTACATACATTGATTAAATTGCAGCCCCTTCCATGGCTGACAGCTGCAGTGCTCTTGCTCAATACTGGAAAATATTATCCTAGTCACTAAAGTTAGACACAATAAGATGGGAAAATAGGGTCTAAGTTAAACATTCTGATTCCTTTAACCATTCTGGTTCctttaaggttagggttagtcatgaattggttatggttaaggttagagctagggtttgggttaggctctccacaatgaatggaagtcagTGCAATGTCCCAATAATGATAGCTGCACAAACGTGTGTCTGTGCGCGCGCTTACGCGGGTGAAAGTAGGAAGAGGGGGGTCGACGGCACGTGTCGTGTCTGCGTTGTGGGTGCGTGGAAAACACTGCCTCGAGGGGATCTCCTGTGACCCTTATCTGCGAGTCTCTGGGGACGCCTTTTAGCCCCTCCTGGGATGCAAATGAATGGCCATAAAAGAGAGGCAGACACAGCCACTGAGAcgatggaggagaagaagaaagagaaatgggACCATGGGGAGAAAgtgcagaaggaggaggaggtggtggagggggtTAAGGgcgaagaagaggaggggaggaggtcAGAGCGTGCATGAAGCTGAATGCATAGATGGAGAAACAAAATAAGTTGCCCTGCAGTGGTGAAAGGAGAAATTCCTCACTGTAATGATGACAGCggtgtgtgttggtggtggtTGGAGGTTTTCTCATGTACCGTGTCTCGAGTTCACATAAGAGGAACTTCAATTATCATTAGTGATCAATCTCCTTTGCTGACTTCAGTAAACTCTAATTCAGACCAAATTGAAAAGAGTATTAGTAAGACAAGACGACCAAATTCAAATAGCCTATCTTTTGCATGGACTCATTTAAGAGGTTATTTGGCTGTGGCTCTGCATTTTTGTAACCctataatgaaaaatatttaaaatatcgtCTATTATCTGATATATTGTTCAGTCAGAGAGCCACGCATTAAATGCgtggtgtctgtgtgttcatattGCACTGCAAGGTCATGGTTCTGCTTTATTTTCCCCTCATTATCATAAGGCATCCATCTCTTTCTTCCATTAGTGACGCTTCACCATGTCGCCAGCCCGACCTCTATTTACATGACTAAATTAgttgtcttctttcctttcttgcgTTTTGTTTCGGAAAGCCTTTCtcttaaattatatatatgacagcggtgtgtgtatgtgtgtgtacatagatgcatacatacatatacatacatatatgtgtgtgtgtgtgtgtgtgtgtgtgtgtgtgtgtacgtgtgtgtacatgtgtgtgaaaAACACATTAGTATAGCAGTATTATTAGTAAGTGTGGTGTGCCTGGAAagctttacttttactttaaaaaaagatgtaagaTGCCAGTTTCAGTCACTTTATGTTATTTAACTTGCATCTAAGACCAACAT
This is a stretch of genomic DNA from Scomber japonicus isolate fScoJap1 chromosome 16, fScoJap1.pri, whole genome shotgun sequence. It encodes these proteins:
- the ythdf2 gene encoding YTH domain-containing family protein 2; the encoded protein is MSASSLLEQRPKGQANKVQNGAVTQKDTLNDDEFEPYLNTQARQSNAYTAMSDSYMPSYYSPSIGFSYSLNEAAWSTGGDPPMPYLASYGQLSNGEPHYLPDAMFGQPGPLGSNPFLGQHGFNFFPGGIDFSAWGNSSSQGQSGTPQSSGYSSSYAYAPSSLGGAMIDGQSPFAPAANEPLNKAPGMNSLDQGMAGLKIGGTAPGGNGDMAPKVVGSGLPGGGPLGPVSSVGPPSMPPVSIAPAKPASWADIASKPAKPQPKLKTKGGMAGANLPPPPIKHNMDIGTWDNKGTMPKAATPQQVPSIPSNGQPPNQASPQSGATAAGNPQMPLSNGQLVPPVSQMGQHQLPPGQPGMAPMPQPPLSQGPPPPPSQQQQPSQPTRWVPPRNRANGFGDASGSGTGQSPPTSSGVGVVPGVPSEPHPVLEKLRMVNNYNPKDFDWNPKQGRVFIIKSYSEDDIHRSIKYNIWCSTEHGNKRLDAAYRSLGGKGPLYLLFSVNGSGHFCGVAEMRSPVDYNTSAGVWSQDKWKGRFDVRWIFVKDVPNSQLRHIRLENNENKPVTNSRDTQEVPLDKARQVLKIIAGYKHTTSIFDDFSHYEKRQEEEECVKKVEVQGSEPYPSNPNNRSHYRLQERQGRVK